The stretch of DNA TAGACGGTGACTTGTCAGGGACAAAAAGATACCTTCCAGAGGTTAAAAAGGGATTTTCCCCTCCCTTGAGTTCCTGTGTCAGTAGCCATGAAGGAGGATTATTTTTTCACGTACAGCTAATTGAGGGCacggggtgggggtgggggaaccAAGCGGAGATCAGTTCATGCTCTGGATCTGGAGAGGGAGAATCCtatttcctccctttctcttgGGAGAATTTGTTACCTTTGGCTCTGGTTGTGGTAGCTGGAGCtatggggaggagaaggaaaagagtcCGCTTTGTTACCAACCTGAGAAATACTCGGCTGTTTGCTACAAAACTCTTTGAGTTTTGACGagttagatttaaaaaaatgctggaaagGACAGGGGTGGGTGAACTTGTTCTGCTTAATTTTCAGCccattcaaattcaaatgttaCAAGGTTTTGTATTCCACTTGGGAAGGACAGGGGGGAAAGAGAACTTGGTAGCTGGAGAGAATTTAATGATGAAGGAggtcagaggaagaaaaagtataaTCGAGAGTGGCAGAAGGCAATCAGGAAGGAGAATAACACTGTGTATATAATATGTATACATTTGTGTGCACAAATATCTTCTATATAATTGCATGTCACTTGTAGCAATCTTAGAGAAATATGGGAAAGTTTTATTCCCTCATTTCTCTATAAGATAGGCTTTGTTTTAGCTGGGTGGGCATGTGTTTAActtttttgaaaaaagaataaatgtacttttaggaggaggaaggaagagaaagggtTAAAGTGACAAGGAGAACTTCAGGGATGAAAAATTACTTAATTAAGACCCAGATGTCTGACAGATTTGCAAGCCTCTGCTTCTTACATAGTTTTGCTAATTTCCTTCCTTATCTCtagctttccctttccccttgtTCCAGAAAACTCTTTGGATTTGGATATTCTCATGCACTTTTCTGCTGGCAGATGTTCATGGAGGGAAGGTACTAATGATATTACAGTTAAGTAATAGATACTCACAGTCATTATACAGCAAGAATCCAGATTAGCCTTTCTGTTAAACTCATCGGCTTGTAAAATGCCATGTACTTTGGAGCTGTATAATACACAGCATGCTAGGAAGCAGCTTGGGTTGCTAAAGATGCAGTGCTGCCTCCAGCAGAGAAAGGCTCTGGTCCGTGCTCTCTCtcatatttttccttgttaacCGAGAGATGTTATTTAACCTCGCCACACCATCTTTTAACCTGCAGTGTTATTGCGCACAGGTTAAGTTGCTGCATTGAGATTTAAGTCGAGTTCGTCCACTTTCCTGACTATTTCTGGCAATCCTATCTGCCTGCGGGCTTTCCCGTTGAGAAGCTGTTGCCAGAGGACAGTGCAaggaggggggagcgggggcaTGCTTCCAGCTGTACAGCAACtgcaagctgctgcttctgcagcctAGGGGAGGACCCTGAAGCATATGAGACATATGTCTGGGGCTCTAGAAGCTTAAATCATCCCACTATGTAACAAGCTCAGAGATTTCTAGCATTAAGGATCTCAAAACCACAAAATGATACTATAAATAAGCAAAagctttttcatttgctttctgttaCAGTTTTTGACCAGTAGCCATGGGGGAGGACTGTAAAAGAACTGTAAACCTAGCTGCTGATGaaaaattacttcattttcctccttctctgtaTTTGCAAGTTCTTATTTTAACCAGGTGTTATGTCTGAGGGCACTACTGGACCTGTGTATTCTAGAATTTGAAAACAGATTAATTaaattttctgatgatttttattCAGCACAAATATAATTGCAGCCTAAAGACCATTGTAAGTATGATGCAGTCCCACAGAGCTAGAAACAGAACACAAACTAAAAACCTGGAGCAGAAATTATACTTGCAATTTGTTCTCAAAAAGTAtctacagtgatttttttaactCCTTGTTGAAGAACACCAAAAGCAAGGTTATGTGGCATTCAACAGAATATGAACATgtactttttcctttccctagtTCCTGACACTTTTGGAAATCTTATGTGGAAGACAACTGATGACTTTGTTACCTAGCCAGTCCTAAGTGGGATGTACTTTCCAGTATTTTAACAGTCTACAGTATGGCATTTTTACAGGCTTTGGTCATACACAGCTAGAACTTTAAAACGTTATGCTCAGGTTCACAGGAGGTAGCAGAGAATCTCCTTGGTCCGGTCATAGCTTCAGTGACCAGAAAGCCCACTACTTACACTAACTGCTCTTCTGCAGCCATTCTCAACTTCTCTATAGGAAAGCctgcaggcagacaggattGCCAGAAATAGTCAGGAAAGTGGACTAGCCCGACTTAAATCTCAATGCAGCAACTTAACCTGTGCGCAATAACACTGCAGGTTAAAAGATGGTGCAGTGAGGTTAAATAACATCTCTTGATTTACAAGGAAAAACAtgagagagagagcaagaagttcttcaaaaggaaaaaaaaaaaaaaaagttatatagcataagaaatataaataatggaaaaatggaCCCTAAGATTTCGTAAACTCGGCTACTCTAGAAAATAGTTACCTCCAGTTTTTAAGAGTACTTTGCTGCATCAATCACAAAACAAATACGTAAGCACTTTGAGATATCTTGATGTCATTTCTGACCTGGTTGAACAGAAAGGCATTTTCAAAAAGGATATACTTTCAGCCCTACTTTCTACAACATAAAATCATTCACCATCGCTCTTTTCTTTAACACCAGCTATGATAAACCCCAGGTAGAAGCATTTATCTTCCCAGCATTTATGTAAGAGGAGAATATTGTTGATCCATTTTGAAGAGGATGAATCTGGATACATTCAGCAGAGTTAAACTAAATCCCTAGTACCCCACTGAGAAAACTATCAGAGCAGGGATAGGAGCCAAAATGCTCCAAAGGCCAGTCTGGAGTAACCATAATACCAGCCTTCCACATCCCTGTTAGCTGCTTAAGACACATGTGAGGGGCTGAATGCTCTCGTGTCCATTGAACTGCCAGCCTCACAGAAGCTGCTCTTTCCCCGTGTGTGCTCCTGCACTGTGGGCCTCCCTTGATTTGCCTCTGATTTACAAGGGCTCTGTCTTCCCTGTCCAGCTGGTAACAAATTTATAGGAGCTGTGTTCTCAAGTCTTGTTAAAGCAAAGGTGGTGCAAAATGAATGAGACTTTGGGGAAGCATTCGATGAAGACGTGTAGTGGTGTTCCACCTCCAGCAGGGGCATGGATCTCCCATCAGTTCCTTGTTGTCTGCCAGCCCTATGCAGATGTCTTGAATGTCCTACAGTGTTTCAGATGGCACTGAGTGTCCCAGCTGGATGACAACTGAATCTCTTCCTCGGTCCCTTCTCTGCAGTTTGCATAGCTCTTGATTGTATTTTCTCAATTATGCTGAGAGTCGTGGTCTCTACCCATGGTCCCATACGGGAGGCTTTCCAGAACTCCCGAGAAGTGCCCAAAGAGACTTCAGTCAGTTGTGTCATTTGCAAACCCCCAGATAAAGCTGCTCTCAGTAGAACAAAATAGCAGCTTCTCTCATGGCAAATATATTGTCTTCTAATGCATTTCCAGCAAGGCTTATCACagattttcctctctttcttagAATGTAAACTTTCTCATAAATGTCTGTCTCCCGTGGCACTAATTTGACAAAATGCTGCCGTAAGTTTCATTTTGTCTCCAACTGCATGAATGACTGCCGAGGAGTAGTTGTGTATTGTAGCCTGAGCTCAGTGAAGCACTAAAGGCTGTAGTTTAGTACTCACTTTGCTCAGTTCTGTGCTCCTGCACAAATCTCAGCTAATCTACATAAGCAATAAGTGAGCAGGCTTCCAAGAACCGCACAAGTTTGCCTTTTCGAGCTTCTGCTAAACACTCACGAGTGGTGTATTTTTAGCACCTCACGTTTTACCAGAAAGGCAGCAAAAAGGTTATCAAGTTCTTCCCTACgtcaaaaaaaaagtatgtgtgAGAAAATGCCACTGGTAATGTTTATCCAGAATATAAAACGTAGGAATAAGTCCTATATTTTTCTTGGATACTGGCCAAAACTGAGCTGTCAACAAAAGAAAAGTGTATAGCGTTAGAAGGGAAGAAGTCtttgaaaaaagtaaaaatcagaggccctcttgttttcctttccaaatgcTGTTGTGTGCAAGAGTCTTTTCAGTCATGTATTTATAAACTATGTGAGCTACTGGAAACTACCAGATTTTCACCTCCTGAAACACGTATCACATTTTAAATTCTCAGTGCTAAGAATTTCAAGACGGGCTCTGTGATTAATACATACTTTCTGTCTTGCTTTTTTTGGTGAGTGTGGAGATGAAATGAACAATAGCTCTTTTAGGAATTTGGAAATGCACAAGAAAAGATCTGCTTTTTCTGAAGCTCTCTCTGTAAAAGAATAAGAATCCTTTCATTTTCACTGCATTGTTCTCTTTCCTTCACAAAAATTCTCTGAATTGGATATTATTATCCTGGTTGTCTAGATAAGGAGATTGAAGCAGAGATTGAGAGGCAAATTACGTATAGTCTCTGCATAAGTGCACAGAGGATAATAAAAGAAACCTTTGCTGACTGTTGTGCCCATCAAGGAGAAGATGATTTTGCTATAAGGAGTCTTTGAAAGATTCTCCCTGATTGACATGAGAAAAGAGCTGGTCAATCCAGTGAACCCAAACTACCTACTTGGAACATAAGAATCCCCATTCTAGCTCTAAATATGTTTTCCTAGATAAATCACCCATAAAATCCTCAAGCcaattgttttcattatttcctgGAGAAAGCCCAATACCTATAACCTTAGTAATACAGATTTTGCCTGTGTTGAAGAACAGTCAGGCAAGAGACAGAAAGATATGATCAAGTACCAAAAGGTGGTGAGCTGGCACAGCCTTCATGAAAATATGGTCTAATTCTGTGGTAGATAGGGGTTTACACATGTATCTTCCAAGGTTTTTCTCAAGCACTGTAGCCTGAAGCACCTTCTTCACAGTAGCTTAGAGAAAGGGTCTCAATGTATGTCAGTAGTTTACTTCCAACTGCTCACAACTATCCCACAAGACCatctttttaaagaggaaagCAATATTTACCTTCCATGCTGCATATCGTTTAGCTGGTGCACAGTTTGGATCATTTTCCCGTCACAAATGGTTTCTTTGAGTTTGCAATTAATTGGTTTTAAAATGCACTCAGAagagcaattattttttattaattttataaaacTTTTCACAGCAAAATCAATATGACATTCAGGTGGTTCATACTTTCTGCCACCATAAAGTTGAGAGTTTTGTTTGCCAGACTTCTACCTCAATCTGAATGCTGAAGTAAGCTTAAATCTTTTTATCAGTTTGCTCAGATGAATGATCTCAttgatctgtgtgtgtgtgtttgttcagGGTACAGTAGGACTGCTGCCTTTCAGCACCAATTGCTTCTGTTGGTGACTTTGGCTGAATTGTGCCACCTTTCTCTTAATCTATCATGTGGAAAACTCAGTTTGCCATGATCTTGCACTATGAGCCTGAGCATCATCAGTTCACATCAGTTTCTGGGGATATTCAGAGCCTGCCAAAGCTCTGGTCAGTGGAAGATTATGGAAGAAATTATATTCTATGGCAGCACTGCATCTCTTCCTCTGTATTCAAACCTTGATTTCATCCTAGTGTAGGGAAAGGAATCAGGCTCCAGGGCTGCTACTGAAGATGCAAAGAAAGGAGAGgcgaatgcaaaaaaaaataaaataaaataaaataaaaatgaaatatctgGTGCTTGAACATGTGCTTTCAGTTAGTCCTGTTAAGAGCAAGAGAAAACTAAAGCAATCAAATAGCAAAAAACGAAGCTACACTGTTAGAGATCATTTAAATCAATGTCAGGTAACATCCATGAGTATTTATTCGGTAAATTCTTCTAAAGGGTAATAGAAAAGTAGTATTTTTTCATGATCTTCaacaaactacaaaaaaaaaaaaaaaaacaagtcatgTTTCTTTATCTATGATATTAAGGGCTTGATATTGAAAAGGGCAAAGTTGCTTCacctgaccagagtgtgttaggTGTGGTTGGCAGGGAAAACTATTTTGTCAATAAACTAATCACATGGGCAGAACTTAGAGGCAGTGTCACAGATGACAATGTTTTAACTTCAGGTGAGAAACAGGTagctattaaaaatgaattgtcCAACATAACATCCTGGTTTCGATTATTTAGATAGGAAAGTTCTGCTGGTCAAGATTTTTCTTCCGAAGAAACAGAAGGTCTGTTGTGTAACAGGTTgtcatgtgtatttttttttattttagtttagttttgttttgttttgttttgttaggaCTCTTCTTagtttcatcttcattttctttttttcttcaataagcCAAGACAACACTTGGCACTCATTCTGATTTTAGACTTGTTTTAGATCATTGTACAACTCCATCAAAAACCATATAGTTATTTCTTGGCAAAATCAGGCCACTCGATATGTTTCACTAGAAACAGCTCTCAAGGGATTAGTTTCTCTTtactcctctcctccctccccccaggaTGCAGAGCGATTGTCTAACAGTATttagctgtatttatttttcattgccatgcaatttttatttaattaaggTGCAGATTTGTTGGCATAGAGTGTGCACAGGATGGCTAGCGGTCTGCTTTAAAATTACGTGGATATGCAAAAACTTTGCCTTGGCATATGTTGCTTTTCTGCGGTCCAGCTGAATTGCATGCTTCACAGTGAGGCCAGACCATTTCTTTGTGACAGGGTGTATTAATCCTAATCTTTTGATCACCAGCACACAGAATACGCTTGGGCATCACTGAAGTCCCTCCTAAATGCGCATGTGTCGGCGTGGTTTGAGTCTCTAAGGCTGCGTATTTTTCATAATTTGGGGAATGGATTTCAGAACCCCAGTGGAGCCAAAGGGGCTGCAATGAGAGCATATTTCAGAGCAACAgtacaaagcaaaaaagcaggacacacaatgtgtttttttctctttattagcagcaaaaatgaagaaataactgCAGCTAAGCATGGAAATGAGGATGTATTCATTGATGCACAACTCCAGCAGACTTTGGCTGACCTGGATGAAGATTTAGAAGGTAGGGAACTGTGTAACCTCTGAGGTACAGAAGACATATGCATAGCTGGGAGGTACTCAGTCAAACATCTGAGACATCTGCACATTTCTCACTGAGATCACTGGGAGCAACTCACAGGTCTGAGGCAGAATGTGGTGCACCCAAAGGAGCTGCTTTCCCTTTGCTTCTGGGGCAGCCATTCCTCATAAAACAGCACTGAGTATTTATCAAGCTGTTTATCAGGTTGTCATTGTATTCTGGTGTCTGCTACTAGGAAGAGATGATCAGCAGTTTGTGGACATATATTGTGGGCCAAATTTGGTATAATTTCATGGACTTCAGTGATGCTAAATCACTAGTGAATTTAGCTCTCTTTTATAAACAGTACTTCTGCTGCATCTTTTATCCTAGTGAAGCAAAGAAGGGGAGACATTTTGGTCTCCTCTACGTGTCTCCACTACATCAGCAGACGTGTGTTGTAAAGTTAAAAATCGAAAAATGCAGGAAGAAACAATGGGAAGAGATAAAATCTAATCACAAAGCAATaatgtgcttctgtttttccagcTGTGAATACAAACATTTCACTATTAATGGTTTGTCATCAAATGATGCTGAATACTTTAAAACTTTCCATCTTTATTTCAGTACTTTTGCAGTGGACTTCCAATTTAATTTCTGTGAGTTTTCGAACACTGCTTTTTCTTAGCTTCTGTGTTGTAACCCTTTATTTATACCAGCAAATTTGAGAGGAGAGTTAAGCTTCTTGCACAATGAGGCTTCTGGAGTCATTGGTAATGAAGGAAAACgaaagaatggagaaaaaaaaatacaagtactgtttctttgtttgcttgctcAAGGAAATCCTTCAGCTGGGTTGTTATTACTAACCAGGTCTGGGAAACATAATTTGGAGTTGCTCACTGTTTCTCAGAAGTGTTTCTCCTTTGGAGTCATGTGGTGAAATGTTTATCACTGAGAGAAGTTAGTCAAAGATAAGGTATGAACAATAGattaaattctgctttcagctgCATTTATATGTTTCCCACTGGCTGAAGCAGGAGGACTGCAGGAATATTTGGCTGATCCTAATCAGCAGCCAGACAATAAAAAGGACCCAGATCTCTCCTTTTTTGTAATACAGGCATAAATATATTCCTGTTAGTTTTTGTGTAACTGAAATATCTGATATGGGTAACTTTGTGTTAGCTGTTTGTCTAATTTAAAGTCATATTGCCTAAATATTGCCTATATGTAATACTATATGTGTATTTTGCAGCAATGGATGTTAAAAGTAACTCTGACTCTGAGTGTATGAGTGAAGTGCTGAGCCCACATGTAAGAAAAGTTGAGGATCCCCAGGATGTTGCCAGTTCTGTTCCAGTGACAGTCATAGATGATGTTCCAGAAGTTACCATCTCTAATTCACCTAGAAACCAAGAGACAAGGGGTTCACGGAACTTACTAGCTGACTCTGTCAGTACAGGAAactttacaaataaaaacaacaatgcGGGTTCCTTTGATAAAGGGCACACAGATACTGGAGCTGTATGTAAATCCAAAGACCTACTACATCAGCAACCATCTGAAAGTGAATTCGTTCACTTGCCTGTGGAACAGAGGAGAGATATGTTTGAATCTCTCACATCCTCCTttgaaaaaagaagtgaaaagaaCGTAAGACTGGAAGCCCCACCCAGGCATGGTATGAAGTCTGAGGAGTGTAAATCTAAGCTGATTCCGTCTCACTCAAAGACCACAACTGAAATCAGtacagcaaaagagaaaataaatccatataATGAAGGCAGTAACAGAGAGAGAActctgaaaaaaagtaaatcagaaTTAGAAATCAAATGGCCACCAGCAAAAAAAATTGAGGCAGAAGAGGTCCCATCAACACCCCCGTGGTGTCATCGTGCCCAGAACTGGGGAACAAATTACGAACCCAAAATGGGTTTGACAACCTTTAAAGTTGTCCCTCCCAAACCTGAAGTAAAACATTCTGATAGAGGAACTTCAGTCTCCACTGGTGCCATTAAGATAGACGAACTAGGCAACCTTATCAACCCAAAGGTTGTGGTCAGTAAGAACATACCAGGTTCCTCTACTGGTGAAAGTGAGGAAATTCCTCTCGGGAAAGTGAAGGAATTTTGGAGGTCAAGTtctgtggaaaaacaaagcgaTGACTCTGCTGAGCATCTTGCTAAAAAGCCAGCAGTTAACACAAACTCTAAGTCCTTCGCTACAAAACAGGAACACAAACCTGTCAGTCCTGCAGCTCCAAAACCTGTAGCACCACAAACTGTTACTTCCCAGGTAGCTGAAAAACCGTCTGAGAACGAAAAGACCAAACCACCTCTTCCAGTCACGCAGTCTCAGGTAAAACCATTAATGGCCCCAGCCGTTAATAAAGACAAGATGGAGCTTCCATTTCTAAAACCTCATAGGAGAACTTCAAGTCAGTATGTCGCCTCTGCCATTGCAAAACACATCAACCTACCTACCTTTAAGCCTGACTCTGCAGAATTTCATGAGAAAGATGAATATAAGCATGGAGCAGGAGAGGCTAAAACTGAAGCAGAAGTTTCCCCCAAAAGGTGTATTATTGTGGCCAATTCCAGCCCTGTGGAAACGGAATCggcagaaacaacagaaaaaaatgcaaatatttttactaGCAGTCAAAAAGTATCCCACAGGCTCACACCTGGTGATAATTCTGGCATGGAAAACAAAGTAGTTAATATCAGGGCACCAAATCAAGCAACTCCTGCTAGTTTCTATAAAAAGAATGTCAGTGTCCCACTTACTAAATCCTCTCTGAAGGATAACGACGGTACAGAAGATGAGCACAGTTTAAATGGCAAAGAAAGTATAGCGGAGAAAAAGAAGCGTCTTTTGTTGGACCAGAAATGTGAGACTTTGCCCCGTAGTAACTCAGCCTCCTCTCTCAAGTCACCTGATCTCCAAGGAGTCTCGCCCCCCTTCAGCTCGTCTTTGCGGATCACTAAATGGCCTCCTACTGACAGCATGCAAGTGAGTTCGCTGAGGGCATCGCCCAAGTTAAATGGTGTGACAGCAAAGGCAGAGTCAGAACAGAAGGACAAACCTGATGATTCACTTACTAATGCTGTTGGCGAACTGGATGTTAATGTGCAGACCAATATCTTTGGACCAAAGAAGAAGTTCAAACCTGTTGTCCAAAAACCAATTCCTAAAGACACGTCACTGCACAGTGCCCTAATGGAAGCCATTCAaacaggagggggaaaggagaagcTCAGGAAGGTAAAGTGGAGACTTTCTTTAGTCTGTTCATATTGCAGAAACCCACAGAAGTCTGACAGACACAAGAGGTTTTATAACTTACCATTGCTGGGGACCTGGAGTACACATGGCGTTTGAAAAATTTATAGTGGCAAAATGCAGCCCAAGCCACTGGTGGTTCTGCACGTCCTGTATGTTACGCAACACCATTGCTGCTGCACTGCCTAAAAGAAGCAGAGGTTGCATAGATACAGCATGAAGGAGAGGTAATCGAGGTTAGCCGAAGAGCCTAGCCTGCATTTCGGGCTGTTATGTAAAAACAAGAACACACAGCACATAGAAAACTTGTAAAAAcctgcaaaggaaagaaaactccGTTTTGTATTGCTAGGTGATACCAGCTTGCCACTGAGTGGCATTGCTGTAAGCACTGATTTTATGCTTAGGGGATATGAGACTGAATCTGTAAGTGTGGAATTACTAACTGGGACCTATGGGTACCCTCACCATTCAGTGTGAGCTCAGGTTGTAAAGCAGGCACAAAAGCAGACAGACAGCAGTTTCCATAGCTTGCATTCTGGTACAAgtgctaaaaatacttttaatagtGTTTACAAAGTATCTCTAAGTAAATATCTAAAAACAATCTGAGGTTTATTCTTTTCACATTCTAGGTTTCAGACAGTGCACTATACGGCAATCACAACAAACCCTCATATGCTGAGCCAGAGAATGAGCGCTCAGCCCTGCTAGCAGCAATTAGAGGCCACAGTGGCACCTCGAAGCTGAAAAAGGTAAGAAATCAAGATGATGAGTGGTCTCCTAGGGGCAGTCTGTGCCTGCTGAGTGTTCCAAATAAACATGGAGAAGATGCAAACTACAAGTTGTGTTGCAAAGAGAAGACTTTAGGGAGCGATTGTGATGATACAAAACCAGATCTGACTTATGCAGatagcagggcagggcagattCTGCCCTCTGCTATAAAACTTAACATTTCTTCAACCAGTGTGCTTTTAACTGAGAAAGAAGTGTATAGAAATCCAAATGGATTACAGTGAATGTACACTGGTGACATCAAATGTTCATCACATTCACATTTTAGGTGTTGCTTTTTCCACTTTAGAGGTATGAGGTTAGGTTAATATATTTGCATTTCCTTCCGTATACATTCAATTCCAGCTACCTGAAAAAACACTATGACTTCTCCATGCGTGCTGTTTATCTGTTAATATGAGCTGGTGCATGCAAGTCATTGATGGAAAATTTCAAACACTTTCACCACAGCGGGATAATTCCTTCTGTCTGAAAGTTTTACCTAATCATTAAAGCATCTCTTATTCCTAATAGCCGAAGCCTGCATTGTTCTAGCCTTAGTTCACTAATCCAGCCAAGGATGTGTATTTGGCAAGGAGGTTCCCATTTCCCTCATGCAATGACTCAGGCCATTAGCACACATCCAAATAGCTGGCACTAGGTAGAAAGTCTCCCTTGTCTCTGTTAGGGACTTATTCCTTCCCTCAAAGCAGTTCTAAATACCTTACTGCCCTTGCTGCAGATAGGGTGCAGCTTCCTGGGAGCTTGAGAGCAGAACATGCAGCGCAGCAGCCATCTTCACGCACACCTAACTGCAGCCTGTGCTAATGAGGAATAAATGTAGATCTGTGCAAAAGAGGCTCTGACAACGAAGTGGTGTTGTATTGCCACAGAGACTTTTTGGAATACTTTCCTCCCGCAGAGAAGCATTTGCCATCGTTTTAAAGGAAGTTGCCTAGAAACCGTGCGCTTCTTTTTCACACTCTGTCACCTGTGCTAGTTGAAGCATCGTGTTTGTATGTGTACAGGGCGGGATATAGATGTGCTGTGATGAAAATGCTGTCTTTTCATGTCATCTCAGACGTTCATGTCTTGTTTGACATTACATTATTACCACGTATTTGTccatgtctgtgtgtgtgtgtatacagtGAAGGAATAGAACATAGGAGCTCTGTGAGTTTGGATTATTTGATGGGCAATGAATCCTTTGGTTTTTCACTAAGGAAGTgttgtgcctcagtttctctgCAACAGAATACTAATGCATCTACTTGAAGACCTCCTGTTTGGCACATGGAACTGAATTTCCTAATAATTGCCAAATCATTTGATTACAAATAATTTATCATGATTATTACTAGTAATGTTGCTAATGGCAAAACTATTTATTGAGGCAGTTGATGGAAAAGCTGGCTTAGTCTGAAAGATTACCTCCTCCCCTGCATTCATTTTAACTAGAAAGAGTTTCCAAGTAAGTAATTCATGCAGGAATTTTAGGTTCAGAAATTCTACAGAAAGCCACTTGGAAGAGCAATCAGTTTTGTTCCCACTGCTTCCACATTGTTCTCTCtggtctttcttttcttattttttttccagtgtggcTAAGATCTTTAggtttaatgttattttttttcaatgaagcAATGAAATCTTAAATCTAGAAGAGCCTCTCTGTCATATGAGATTATTTCCATGCAGCATAGAATGTGAAAAGTAATGAGATTCCTGGGTGGCTACTGCAGCCTTAAT from Anas platyrhynchos isolate ZD024472 breed Pekin duck chromosome 2, IASCAAS_PekinDuck_T2T, whole genome shotgun sequence encodes:
- the COBL gene encoding protein cordon-bleu isoform X11: MNRDYGEEDVFSSTSTSEGSLDGFSTAPNSPSVNSRSSSLGSSLSLGNISGMTANPEVKKRRAPPPPVVTPPLQNMEMSGQEKMAVQISQGASLNDLQKKKRRAPLPPTLSAPPTPAMPNRTEEVEDKRKSTMGDGRQVPQKPPRGITRGPPELVIPPPPPYPPPDRDSMDPAVCYREADVTAPTKLVPKQSLLPAHDNAYAVDDTVMELSEVEETASESSCFASEDTTEDSGVVSSPSDIVSLDSQNDSMKSRDIKLVNGYMDSAEADAMCGTETCPVKKTSCSNMGYDSASQSSKNEEITAAKHGNEDVFIDAQLQQTLADLDEDLEAMDVKSNSDSECMSEVLSPHVRKVEDPQDVASSVPVTVIDDVPEVTISNSPRNQETRGSRNLLADSVSTGNFTNKNNNAGSFDKGHTDTGAVCKSKDLLHQQPSESEFVHLPVEQRRDMFESLTSSFEKRSEKNVRLEAPPRHGMKSEECKSKLIPSHSKTTTEISTAKEKINPYNEGSNRERTLKKSKSELEIKWPPAKKIEAEEVPSTPPWCHRAQNWGTNYEPKMGLTTFKVVPPKPEVKHSDRGTSVSTGAIKIDELGNLINPKVVVSKNIPGSSTGESEEIPLGKVKEFWRSSSVEKQSDDSAEHLAKKPAVNTNSKSFATKQEHKPVSPAAPKPVAPQTVTSQVAEKPSENEKTKPPLPVTQSQVKPLMAPAVNKDKMELPFLKPHRRTSSQYVASAIAKHINLPTFKPDSAEFHEKDEYKHGAGEAKTEAEVSPKRCIIVANSSPVETESAETTEKNANIFTSSQKVSHRLTPGDNSGMENKVVNIRAPNQATPASFYKKNVSVPLTKSSLKDNDGTEDEHSLNGKESIAEKKKRLLLDQKCETLPRSNSASSLKSPDLQGVSPPFSSSLRITKWPPTDSMQVSSLRASPKLNGVTAKAESEQKDKPDDSLTNAVGELDVNVQTNIFGPKKKFKPVVQKPIPKDTSLHSALMEAIQTGGGKEKLRKVSDSALYGNHNKPSYAEPENERSALLAAIRGHSGTSKLKKISSLASEELQSFRNAELSLQKTEDSQEELFCIPPAPAQPPPPPPPTQLSTAAPNSSATTAGDPGEARRALMEAIRSGAGAAKLKKVPLLV
- the COBL gene encoding protein cordon-bleu isoform X9; this encodes MVPSLLLWGWGVPNLQMLRRMKARAPPPPNQPSAASRINNEHKSSAETAVISDQNLVSMKENMINRSVDFTVILPNGVEQKTTVQGSKAVMDLLVDLCSRYHLNPSQYSLELKSLGTEQPLSYKANTLIGALDVQTVLLKEKVPEEKIKRPLPRAPEKSVRLVVNYLKTQKAVVRVSPEVPLHNIIPAICEKCEVSQEHIVLLRDSITGEELELTKSLEELGISELYAWDRKRVPPSKTQSEPSLNYREPSRSVSLSSDAVEKEKKGFLGFFKANRNNSKTEEHLRMNRDYGEEDVFSSTSTSEGSLDGFSTAPNSPSVNSRSSSLGSSLSLGNISGMTANPEVKKRRAPPPPVVTPPLQNMEMSGQEKMAVQISQGASLNDLQKKKRRAPLPPTLSAPPTPAMPNRTEEVEDKRKSTMESLLPAHDNAYAVDDTVMELSEVEETASESSCFASEDTTEDSGVVSSPSDIVSLDSQNDSMKSRDIKLVNGYMDSAEADAMCGTETCPVKKTSCSNMGYDSASQSSKNEEITAAKHGNEDVFIDAQLQQTLADLDEDLEAMDVKSNSDSECMSEVLSPHVRKVEDPQDVASSVPVTVIDDVPEVTISNSPRNQETRGSRNLLADSVSTGNFTNKNNNAGSFDKGHTDTGAVCKSKDLLHQQPSESEFVHLPVEQRRDMFESLTSSFEKRSEKNVRLEAPPRHGMKSEECKSKLIPSHSKTTTEISTAKEKINPYNEGSNRERTLKKSKSELEIKWPPAKKIEAEEVPSTPPWCHRAQNWGTNYEPKMGLTTFKVVPPKPEVKHSDRGTSVSTGAIKIDELGNLINPKVVVSKNIPGSSTGESEEIPLGKVKEFWRSSSVEKQSDDSAEHLAKKPAVNTNSKSFATKQEHKPVSPAAPKPVAPQTVTSQVAEKPSENEKTKPPLPVTQSQVKPLMAPAVNKDKMELPFLKPHRRTSSQYVASAIAKHINLPTFKPDSAEFHEKDEYKHGAGEAKTEAEVSPKRCIIVANSSPVETESAETTEKNANIFTSSQKVSHRLTPGDNSGMENKVVNIRAPNQATPASFYKKNVSVPLTKSSLKDNDGTEDEHSLNGKESIAEKKKRLLLDQKCETLPRSNSASSLKSPDLQGVSPPFSSSLRITKWPPTDSMQVSSLRASPKLNGVTAKAESEQKDKPDDSLTNAVGELDVNVQTNIFGPKKKFKPVVQKPIPKDTSLHSALMEAIQTGGGKEKLRKVSDSALYGNHNKPSYAEPENERSALLAAIRGHSGTSKLKKISSLASEELQSFRNAELSLQKTEDSQEELFCIPPAPAQPPPPPPPTQLSTAAPNSSATTAGDPGEARRALMEAIRSGAGAAKLKKVPLLV